From Carassius auratus strain Wakin chromosome 9, ASM336829v1, whole genome shotgun sequence:
ATACAATGGGCCTTGTCATGAGTTACTATGAGGATTTATATTCAAATCTAATTTAAAGTATGTGTGTTCATCTGGCAGTGGTTTCGtttcaaactattttaaattaatttcatgtaGTTGAATTCTGTTCTTCAACATACAAATGTTTTGTATGTTACCTTTTAGCTGCTTTCTGCTTCTTGAATTTGTAGCTGTTTTACTATTGACATTTCACTGGCAAGTTTAGAAAAGGCGCTTAACAGCAGGttccattgtgacaacttactCCGTATAGTTGTCCATACAACTGAGGCAATATTTGTTAATGAACTTTTACAATAACTGTGAGAATGTTCAAGCTTTTTGTAGCCTAGGTGGTTTGTGGTTATCTGGAAACTGACtatatggaaaaaataaacatattctgAGATGTTCAAAGTGTGGCAGCTGCGGCTAGGTTGTTATCGTCACATAGGCATggtttcactgcaaaaaaaaaaacatgttatgttaaaacaaaaacaaaaaaaacaagcttaGCTTGCAAAGCTAAGTGTGATAACAGTTTAGTAGTTTATACATTTTGTGATTTTGAATTAGGCAGAtaccaaatttaaaatgataaacagTACAGTCAGGTACAGTATACATCTGTTTGTACTGATGTGGGTGGCACTGTTTATGTGTTCTCCAGCAGTCGTGCTAGGAGCGCTTGCACAAAACTTGGGCTCAAAACACCCATATAAAAACATGTGAAGGATGCAACTGATGGACTTCAATTGCAGAAAagaaatctatatataaatatatatatatataaaaatactattatgTTAATCTAAagctgcatgactttctttcttatatTGATACACTGAAAGTCAGCAATGTCCAATATTTTTTTGGACCCCagcagtcttcaaaatatctttcttgGTGGTCCTCTGCAGAAGGatgaaagacatactgtacagGTTTTAAACAACATGAGCTGAATAAATGATTACTAGACTGAACTGGATTGAATTGGGGGCGTCCTGTCCCTCATCTAATAGATATTGCATATTTTCCCCAGTTGATTTACTATACTAAGAActgcaaacatttttaattgtaatttaagtcGGTTTTGTGTTTAATTGTAAGTTTTGTGAAATGCAAATGAGTCATGAGACACctgtaattaatttatgtaattatatttataattacactgttggcACATCTTTTAGATCTTAACCAACACTTTAACCTACCCATACAACCAAAACCGGTCCTTAAACTTTACCCGTATCCTACCTCAATAGcattaaattgtacttatttttatgtaagtacatagtagttaaggccacctaaaataaagtgggaccaaatactgtcaacagccagaaaaaaaaatcaccttattGTTAGGaataaatgttgtataaaatgaAATCTGGTGAattatatatgaccctggactacaaaaccagtcacaGGGGTCAATTTCTTTAGATTGAGATTTATcgacatctgaaagctgaataaataagctttccactgatggaatctgagggtgcaaaaatattgagaaaatcagttttaaagttgtccaaataaagctttgatatatttatagtaggaaatttacaaaatatcttcatccaacacgatctttacttaatatcctaatgattttttatataaaagaaaaatctatacaatttgacccatacaatatattgttgGCTAATGCTATACATATGACTAGTTTTATgaaaagtttttataaaaaactgtaaaaatacgATTATGAATAAAACTGTTTTGTGTAAGTGATACTAAAGTGGAGTTTGTAATTTAAATCTACAGACTCAAATTGATAAAGTACAATAAAGCAacacttaaaagtgtattttgcaTGTTGTCTTACCACTAGTTTGGAAAAGCACTTCATAAAAAGCCAAATAGCCCAAAatctgaaaataatgtttttgcctgtacactcactcacaaaaaaaaaaaaaaaaaaaaaaacgtttagttGGCTTAGGTCAAAGTAAACATCAACAACtttatctcatatatatatatatatatatatcactttcatatatatatatatatatatatatatatatatatatatatatatatatatatatatgaaagtgaaagttgtgacatttgccaagtatggtgacccatactcagaattggtggtctgcatttaacccatccaaatggACACATACATTATTAAACTAAACAAGACAGATTTGTGTCTTTGTTTTTTGGATGTAACGTTTCGCCGCAAGTCTGCTTTAGGTTGCACAAAATTCAAAGAACTATAAAGCAGAAGATAAATGACTCAGAAGTGTAGGGTTGACTTTAAGACAGAGCTGGGGACACATTTTAGCCACTAACTTTATGTATTCAGTTTGAGTATGCAGAACGGTGGTGTACCCATAAGTTGGCATCATGACCTAAAAAAGACACATCAAGTCTATGAATATCTTTTAAAGAAACAAGGACACtgtttcagaaacattttcaCGTAAAGCATTTGAAACTACAGCCCACCCGTACAATTGCAATCTGTGCAAGATAGCCGCACAAGAACTGTAATGACTATCGAATCTGATGCTGGCACACGCTGTGGCATCAGAATATTTTTTCACTTCctttgaaaaaacacaaaaaaagtccCTAGCTCGAGACTCTGTCCATGTGAATCATTTCAGTCAACATTTGTGAAACAGCTCTGAGACTTACGACGTATGGCTGTGATTTGTTGGTTAAATGTGACATGCATTGTGTGTACCTGCTGAAGTAGCATGTTTGGAAAGCACTTCCTGTTCACAGAAGTGCACCCCAATCTATTTGATGGTGAGAAGTAGCATCACTTTTACATTATATCTCATGTCTTTCCTGTGTGACTGCAGGGAGGTGTTTTCAACAAAACCAGTGTCACAGACATCTTAAAAATCTAtactaaaatcaaataaaatatgaatttatttattttttatttagaattgtaaattctaataaataatgttaatgttaacataaatattaaaatatttagatcaattaaattaaattctcagAAAAGAAAATGGTACAAAACCCCTTTGAAAACGTACTAATATATACCATTTAAGTAATACTATATACATTTTTGGTAATAATATGTAcattaaggtactaatatgcagcCTTTAGGAGTAAATAACGTACAAAATGTACCTTTTGGAAGTGTACCATCCCAGCTTttgtaaaaatgattaaaattgtAATCTTTATATCAGTCATCTAtcacaatttatgcatttaaaaaaaaaaaaaagatacattttctttttgaaaagaaTCTTAAATGAAGCACTTAAAGTTCAACTACAgtgtaaaaatatgattttgtcaAAGTCGTAAATAAAATAGATCTTTGGAGTATTAtatcagtctttctacttcaaatgttccattttaattcagtgttttacttcctgtttctttgtaattatttgtgaaatttactagtaatTGTTTCTAGACCCAACAAATTAAACGAACCAACAGTGCAGATGTTTCTCACAATTTGAGTTTCAAGAggtaaaataatagtttatagTATGGTGTAATCTCTCTGTCTCTTCAAACAGGTGGGAAAACAACCATGAATGACTCACAGGTCAACACCAAAATGGACAATGCCACCTTGGCCATGTTTGACAACAAATTGGCCGGTGAAATTGTGTCAGCCATCTATGTCATCGTGACCCTTGCCAACCTGAGTGGTAACGGAATCTCTCTGTTTCTGTTACTGATGCGCACCTCTCCGAAAACCCCCTCCATCATCTTTATGATCAACCTCACCCTCACTGACCTGATACTGGGCACTGTGCTCCCCTTTCAGATCGTGTACCAAATGCAGGGCTACAACTGGACTTTGGGTACAAGCATGTGCAATGTACTGACAGTGGTTTTCTATGCCAACATGTACAGCTCCATTTTATTCATGACTGCTATTAGCGCCGACCGCTACCTGGGGATTGTGAAACCGATGCTCTTCAGAGAGATGAGGAAGAGAAAAACATATGCAATTGGTGCTTGTATATTCATATGGCTGCTAGTCCTTGTGATTCTGAATCCGCTGGAACGCAACGACCTGACATATGAAGTAAAGGAGCGCAATATCATCACATGTTTTGATGTGTTGAGAAAGGACATGCTCCCGGGCATTGCTCACTGGGCGGGCTTCCTTTTTGGCTTGttcatcatcctcttcctctgtCCGTTCATCATAACAGTGTATTGCTACATTAACATCATCTACGTCCTAGTCAGAAAGACCAACAGTCATCAGAAAGACCGTGCTGTGCGGTTAGCGTGCATCGTTCTGTTcgtgtacattttttgttttgctccCAATAACATATTACTCTTGGCCCACTCAATCGCAAGGCTGTACTACGACAAGTCTCTCTATTTCTACTATAAACTCTCCCTGTCTCTTAGCTGCATTAATAGTTGCCTagatccatttatttattattttgcatcgAAAGAGTTTCGTCGGAAGCTGAGGCAAATGCTGAGGTTGCAAACCCTCAGTATGGGAGAGACGCAAATGATTGAGGGTCGAAGAGAAAGCTTTTTCTCTGGCCGTACAACGAACAATGCAAATGAAGACTGTGACAacttttaacatttcttttggaaatgTTAAAAGTCAGGAAAAAGTCATGATTCAGATTTGCAGCGGTCACATGAGCACTGTTAAATGAGTCAGAGCACAAGCTCTAACCGCTAGACCACAGCTCTGATACAATTCCTagtgtttataataatatattcgTAAATGCTAACTCATAGTAAGGGTCACTTCCTATATATtggtttgttgttattgttttgtagCATTTAGCTTTGGTTCTGCTTTGATTTCCTGGCTGAGCAGCCGAGGAAAAGCACGCTGCTCACATGCATTCAGGCAACGTGATGttgtgtaccttttttttttttttttggtatcagACTAACCAAGTTCCTACTCACTGAAACTTTGACATATTTCTTTTGAACACTGATGTGTGGTTAAACTTAGCAGCGACTTCAATAATTTTTGATTTGACTTAATGTGGCAGCTATTTTAGATGTATTGCTAACCCataaattgtttttatactgtaaaatatgcagttaatgttcagttattttctATAAACCaaagtgttttaatatttattttacttaagctGTGTATAATGTGCCTGTATTATTACATTCTAATTCATTGTTatatgtttgttatttgttttcatCGCTGGGCATTATTCTTCTGTGGTAACAATGTATACAAAGTCATACAGGGCATTTATTTTCTCatgttataattaataaatacatctgAACAAACTGATTTTGTAATTATTGTCTTTCTaagattaaatattacatatggcttattcaacaaaataaatgttacaaccatttatttttttaaggcttATTATACTGAGAATGTAAACCACAGACGTCACACCGAGGTCAAGATTTTCTTTCAGTTCCTTTCTACGGAGAACTATGGTATGTCAAGTGAAGTATTgtacaaaatttatttttaaaaaggaaagaaaaaattaGTGTGTGACCTCAGTGGAAATAAAATAGCTTCCAGGAAATAGATATAAGTGGTCCCAGACCAATGTGAAATATACCGTGCTGAATGCTGAAGAAAATGCCCAGTGCAATGCTCAAAAAGGAAATAAAGCAGTTTGCAAATGCCACTTCAAAGTGCACTATGACAGGTGATGTTATGGttcaagtgtgtgtgagagagaaaaagagaaccTTCTATAACAGATGCAGTTTTCAATTTGTAGTGGAGTGATAGATTTAAGTTGCTAGAAAAGCACGCACACACAATTTCTCTTTTTAACTGTAACTTATTTTAAAAGGTGAAACGTGATTCTAGAAAAAAACTTTGCAATGTTTTCCTTTCAAAGTAATGAATCTAGAGTATGTATATGAAAGTTTCATACTCATAATCTAGAGTATATGAAAGTTTCACTCtttgaaataaattaagcaaatttttaactttttcatgatattcaaattttttgaaaaaataaaataaaaaaataaaatcttgttcacaataatggggaagactgTTTACTTGGCAGTGGTCCAGAAGATGattattgacacccttcacaaagagggtaagtcacagaaggtcattaatgaagtgctgtatcaaagcatattaaatgcaaagttgactggaaggacgAAATTGGGTAGGAAAAGTTGCACAAGCAAAAGGGATAACCACaagcttgagaatactgtcaagcaAAATTCATTCCAACACTTGGGAGAGTGTCACaagagtggactgaagctggagtcagtgcatcaagtcACCACGCTCagatgtcttcaggaaaagggttaccaagccacttctgaaactaatgctgatttcttttttccagcaggacttaGCACCTGCCCatagtgccaaaaccacttccaagtgtaAAAATAACAAAGAGTTGGTGTAATTTTAGTGGTAAGCTTTAGTCTATCATATCAATAAATAGGCTATGTTGAGTTATTGGGGAATACccgtttgtattttaaataaaaatataaacataatttttttctttttaagatatCCATAAACCAGAACTGAGAAAGCTTATAAGTAACTGActattataataaacattttatttcttttgtttttaaatttgtctTGCATTCAGCGGTGTACTTTTACACTTTAGGTGAGCAACTCATCTCATCTTAGCCTACAACTATCAATTAAATTGCTTTAAGCTATTAATTTTGAGCAGTCTCAGTTTATATTCTTCACATGGTTTTATACACTCACcaacatatttgtattttatattatgaaaCATAGCCTACCTGAAATATGTTtttggtttaaaatgtattttatctgcCATTTACTTAATACAAGTAAGATTAAATGGCGACATTATTGACTTATTGTACCCCACTTTCCTCTACATAATATAAATGGACAGAAATTTTATAAATGCTACCATGCCAACACAGTTTCTTGAACTTAGTTCAGAGTAAAAATTTTTGACTGAATTAGCCTCAAACCTATAATGTAATGTAACTACTGATGtaacattttatgtaatattgGTGCCTTTTGTCATGATACAAGTCATTTCCTAAACtccatttactttttttctctttttttattaatgcaaggAAAAAATACAGGGTTGAAATTTAAAAGATGTTTTTCGTAGCTacataatacacaaaatataaataatatacatcaTTTCACctaaaaacaaaatagaaaaagcagaaaaggtaggaaaaaaacataagaactTTAGGGTAATACATATAACCATCAAATTTCTACTTGCTTTCTTATTTTCTGACAATGAAATGGTGTTAAGATAATTTTgaaattctttcaaaaaacaagaaaattcGGAATGTTGttggtatgtatatatatatgatatgatatatatatatatatatatatatatatatatatatatatatatatatatatatatatatatatatttatttcaaataaattaaataaaaaagagaaatgaattaaatttataacaaaaccaGCATTGCTTTTAGTCAGATTCATAATGtcataaaagttattattattattattaattaattaaaaaaatatttc
This genomic window contains:
- the LOC113108042 gene encoding P2Y purinoceptor 8-like, with the translated sequence MNDSQVNTKMDNATLAMFDNKLAGEIVSAIYVIVTLANLSGNGISLFLLLMRTSPKTPSIIFMINLTLTDLILGTVLPFQIVYQMQGYNWTLGTSMCNVLTVVFYANMYSSILFMTAISADRYLGIVKPMLFREMRKRKTYAIGACIFIWLLVLVILNPLERNDLTYEVKERNIITCFDVLRKDMLPGIAHWAGFLFGLFIILFLCPFIITVYCYINIIYVLVRKTNSHQKDRAVRLACIVLFVYIFCFAPNNILLLAHSIARLYYDKSLYFYYKLSLSLSCINSCLDPFIYYFASKEFRRKLRQMLRLQTLSMGETQMIEGRRESFFSGRTTNNANEDCDNF